A stretch of Thermus caldifontis DNA encodes these proteins:
- a CDS encoding S4 domain-containing protein, whose product MADLMAYLKRARGGRVVETGFLDPEEQALLEERARMEGLKVAFFGGFPLAKRKVAVLYPPEVPSVHDPVAVVFLEKEPPDLGEAMGDQEAFGEGHLVAVSAKGKQALEEAGYTLLPPPEGALRAANERVRTLVVPSLRVDAVGAKGFGVSRSYFAQGVRAGKVRLKGKVASPKDEMAPGDTLLAEGLGSLRLLEVLGETRRGNYKIKVEVER is encoded by the coding sequence GTGGCGGACCTCATGGCCTACCTGAAGCGGGCCCGGGGCGGACGGGTGGTGGAAACCGGCTTCCTGGACCCGGAGGAACAGGCCCTTCTGGAGGAAAGGGCCCGGATGGAAGGGCTTAAGGTGGCCTTTTTCGGGGGATTCCCCCTGGCAAAGAGGAAGGTGGCGGTGCTGTATCCCCCGGAGGTCCCTTCCGTGCACGATCCGGTGGCGGTGGTCTTCCTGGAGAAGGAACCCCCGGACTTGGGGGAGGCCATGGGGGACCAGGAGGCCTTTGGCGAAGGCCACCTGGTGGCGGTGTCCGCCAAGGGGAAGCAGGCCTTGGAGGAGGCGGGTTACACCCTCCTTCCACCTCCGGAAGGGGCCTTGCGGGCGGCGAACGAGCGGGTGCGCACCCTGGTGGTGCCTTCTTTAAGGGTGGACGCCGTGGGGGCCAAGGGCTTTGGGGTTTCCCGTAGCTATTTCGCTCAAGGGGTGAGGGCGGGGAAGGTGCGGCTAAAGGGCAAGGTGGCCTCGCCCAAGGACGAGATGGCCCCCGGGGATACCCTGCTGGCCGAGGGCTTAGGAAGCCTTAGGCTTTTGGAAGTGCTTGGCGAAACCCGGCGGGGGAACTATAAAATCAAGGTGGAGGTGGAACGGTAG